A genomic region of Plasmodium falciparum 3D7 genome assembly, chromosome: 11 contains the following coding sequences:
- a CDS encoding methyltransferase, putative: MEKLCPLENDCFIFPYKDNKYIKKHLKKCPLYIKNLYLHYTPFYFPYINDSNTYILKHKDVENMLNEYYILFNNIILDTIKKKMSIPIKTFDNFLYMKYNLLLIWYIKYGKDVFFSMLENDIYKEKLHNKLNNNINKSNIVDINIEEQNLLFYIHINKLKDIICNKRNIYNNNKERNPKYCVNEFVIQKNEISTPHIYNNNNICLEKDYNNYNTSTKEQHFCDSKKINDHDENCSSPNKKGGCNKMDERQNDEYKKSINMYKQHDESNKYTLPILTLKNIGNIHNYKITRDIINYVDVFIFRYPDFFDDEERKRKGAKRKKNDNNKKNDGNNNPNDGNNNPNDGNNNPNDGNNNPNDGNNNPNDGNNNQNDGNNNQNDDDYKNIFDETKNKTSFKLVEKNELDKDEILSIIIYLTIYLCCKLNIMKRIKNKNFNRKDMEKIKEKDIYSIFFFLNNLDKHDIQNINLLFLLVYFNNSFYVHFHNLLNQKEIFISSTHTNIQSLFIELGAGKANTTRWINFIMNNLGDILQKYNVNKGEPKNDDKKMSYINNDNNKKNDQHNILCTNEPSALLHPSQAAYEKCKMLIIEKESLRNKKEMKDFFMQIEHNNNENILRIRTNVSDFNLNKFIHFIKDKNVQENHFLVPDIIQFYYYNDIYKKIEKEKGKENKELNTKDEQSKYITHIKKFNSDKTSFISEEFLKNNLLCIESYLDINMKKLFTALTQGNNNLKKVYNNVNNFLKDLDFQKVTYLTKHLCGNGSDLALRMLVNSVKDNVVENYFILAPCCHHRCEVKKIVGYKYLKELNIDKNLFQHMVNHMSGYASCNVPEKKSIGKKIKLVIDLSRILYLLEEGLQNSYLIKYVNRHITLENYAIVFFNHQNLNLTNFKYF; the protein is encoded by the exons ATGGAGAAGTTGTGTCCCTTAGAAAAtgattgttttatatttccttataaggataataaatatattaagaagcatttaaaaaaatgtccattatatataaaaaacttGTACTTACATTACACCCCTTTTTATTTCCCATATATTAATGATAGTAATACCTATATATTGAAACATAAAGATGTGGAGAATATgttaaatgaatattatatattattcaataatataatactagacaccataaaaaaaaaaatgagtaTACCTATAAAAACCtttgataattttttatatatgaaatataatttattactcatatggtatataaaatatggaaaggatgtttttttttccatgttagaaaatgatatatataaagaaaagttgcataacaaattaaataataatataaataaaagtaatattgtggatattaatatagaagagcaaaatttattattttatattcatattaataaattaaaagatatcatatgtaataaaagaaacatatataacaataataaggAGCGTAATCCGAAATATTGTGTAAACGAGTTtgtaatacaaaaaaatgaaatatctacacctcatatatataataacaacaatatttGTTTAGAAaaagattataataattataataccaGTACAAAGGAACAACACTTTTGTGAttctaaaaaaattaatgatcATGATGAAAATTGTAGTTCGCCTAACAAAAAAGGTGGTTGTAATAAAATGGATGAGAGGCAAAATGATGAGTACAAAAAGTCTATAAATATGTACAAGCAACATGATGaaagtaataaatatactttGCCTATAttaacattaaaaaatataggtaatattcataattataaaataactagggatataataaattatgtgGATGTATTCATATTTCGCTACCCTGATTTTTTCGATGACGAAGAAAGGAAAAGGAAAGGAGCaaagaggaaaaaaaatgataataataaaaaaaatgatggtaataataacCCAAatgatggtaataataacCCAAatgatggtaataataacCCAAatgatggtaataataacCCAAatgatggtaataataacCCAAatgatggtaataataaccaaaatgatggtaataataaccaaaatgatgatgattataaaaacattttcgATGAAACTAAAAATAAGACATCCTTTAAATTAGTTGAGAAAAACGAACTGGACAAAGATGAAATTCTtagtataataatttatctaaCTATTTATCTTTGttgtaaattaaatataatgaaaagaataaaaaataaaaatttcaaTAGAAAAgatatggaaaaaataaaagaaaaagatatatattctatcttcttttttttaaataatttagataaacatgatatacaaaatataaatttattatttttacttgtATATTTCAATAACTCCTTTTATGTACATTtccataatttattaaaccagaaggaaatatttatatcctCTACACACACAAATATACaatctttatttattgaaCTTGGTGCAGGCAAAGCAAATACAACAAGATggataaattttattatgaacAACTTAGGagatattttacaaaaatataatgttaataaaGGAGAAccaaaaaatgatgataaaaaaatgtcttatattaataatgataacaacaaaaaaaatgatcaacacaatatattatgtactaATGAACCATCTGCTTTATTACATCCTAGTCAAGCAGCAtatgaaaaatgtaaaatgttaattattgaaaaagaatctcttagaaataaaaaagaaatgaaagatTTCTTTATGCAAATTGAACACAATAATAACGAAAATATACTTAGGATAAGAACAAATGTATCagattttaatttaaataaatttatacattttataaaagataaaaatgtaCAAGAAAACCATTTCTTAGTACCAGATATAatacaattttattattataatgatatatataaaaaaatagaaaaagaaaaaggaaaagaaaataaagaattaaacACAAAAGACGAAcaaagtaaatatattacgcatattaaaaaatttaatagtGATAAAACTTCATTTATTTCGGaggaatttttaaaaaataatttattatgtattgAGAGTTACTTGGatattaatatgaaaaagCTTTTCACAGCATTAACCCAGGGAAATAATAACCTTAAGAA GGTGTATAACaatgttaataattttttaaaagatttgGACTTTCAAAAGGTTACATATTTAACCAAGCATTTATGTGGAAATGGTAGTGATTTAGCCCTaag aATGTTAGTGAATAGCGTAAAGGATAATGTCgtagaaaattattttatcttaGCTCCTTGTTGCCATCATAG GTGTGAAGTTAAAAAAATTGTGGgctataaatatttaaaagaattaaatattgATAAGAACCTTTTTCAGCACATGGTGAATCATATGTCTGG ATATGCTTCTTGTAATGTCCCAGAAAAAAAGTCcattggaaaaaaaataaaacttgTTATTGATCTATCAag aATCCTTTATCTTTTGGAGGAAGGACTACAAAATTCGTACttaattaaatatgtaaatagaCACATAACATTAGAAAATTATGCAATCGTATTTTTTAATCAtcaaaatttaaatttaacCAACTTCAAATATTTCTAA
- a CDS encoding structural maintenance of chromosomes protein 1, putative: MERRGKNQTNDATLNEFDDDTSEFSMNILNHPNTDVLVSPIKVVDHDFNNFINNKCLDYSIDSSLDITTSNLTTLKSKGQQKINKSNHAVQNGNNNMDEKIKKNTILVNKEEKNKKGDANVNVAHENVALQNVALQNAALQNVEEENNLTRNKGNFKYAENFSGSNNNHYGSRVIQKSKHTQDYRKDGSYEQEEIEDNEYINISQSKAQHEDMNNVQSIIPHDDSIITPSNHNNLKCDVLIKDKDQSYNRNMKKYSEFNLKQQDLSISQDYLNNSILSSVGLYKENDLCFIKYIIVSNFKSYEDENIIGPFSKFTSIIGPNGSGKSNIMDCICFALGINNKYLRVKNLRNLIYHKENEKAEDINKRICYVKIILECNKENVEIKRTLNYKGVSNFYINDKLVDQKEYMNFLRKNRIETKTKTCLIFQGDIEDIINKKPNELAKLFEYISGSDEYEQIYEDIKEKLKEKQINCKNYLNEKKKIEQEMKIHKIQMNDNIEHNKLKENYEYEIKLYYLFKLYHYFKKKEKFKEDLLLYKEESLQFEQDILNQNKKKANTLEKNNLIKKKESIKIEEDIKKNYVQINQLKILLNEISEKKKFCNDSLQKLVSNKKLKINMQEHCNKFMENLNLQIKEQNKKLENEYKNKLKINIKFFSKYECVQNIIKTKIEECKMNSHIDQQDQNESNVHLNNENIKKKNDKKGKKKLNINNHDDMKISNQDVSNNNNNMMEYYTNMLNFLKDEKILNKIHIDSTNNYENPYENYNIIEFIENIDEYKKCKETYLYLCANSNININNYTNLSCSLKKDIKELQEECDTLNRKKQKELLEYESEKLAYDQLNERIYKLNSVIKEQDDNIQNNKMKIKMWNETILQKEKQIEILEEQTNILNVHKNELISFEKKRDIIKNLKNTFGHDQVFDEVSNLYQVNNQIYYTAVNNVIHKYNNFLVVRNIDIGMKCIKYLKDNKLQRMDFIPYENFVSNLKKKKINKNNITEEVYTRKNEQQKQKQKQGRDGGGDGDVGGDGDVGGDGDVGGDAGGDDDVGGDDDYDYNDFQNTEHDTHLGNHKRSVSSFNNVDKVINTFKKKNIILANNCLVCDQEYKIMFDYLIGEDTLIVNNIKDAEDIKNRFPYININMVTLNGHVISKNNNLIIDITNRYSDIEKFNNKRLNINLYNKLINEKEECINNINECNRNIIQTNELINKQQSEYELNKKKISSILIKKNIFEKEIEAKNKVMENYEQKIDKLKNIDLKKKFELLDTYEKELFKERNSLSMYQKDAFKNLNHKLKIDNIYEIIEHNLRDIDKINENINRIKNNIKKLNDDINELLDKKNEINFLEKNEESINEENIKKQLISLEKQEKESNEQIDNIQKILQKLEEDKINIYKNLNNLNQELNQLRDNINTNFEKYEHIENKIENCQKKIQIYTQFINDLINECDINSVNIFLTNNLLKDIHDQVDINQYAQTKNKKENDKNYNNNNNNNNNNNNKKKKKKKKESKGKSKSKKNHMSSDPYQKRKSKLLEDSDSEQEYNTSNSNNTSCNISEEENDIHEHDEEEQNNILLSNISFDLLSDDLKNMENDKDINNEKENMEKEIERKKKLLKLKNVNCNAEKEYEKLTSKLKSIDVSLSEERKECNLFERNFRILQKKRSYKFLHCFNYIKNIIDNVYNNLTYNAKHHVGGQAFLDLCNFNEFNKDDEPFYCGIKYNNMPPMKRYFEISELSGGEKSISALALIFSIQKYINNSFIILDEVDANMDPLKIQSLTRYLNSINSQVIVISLKEKFFSKSQSLIGVYKNKHKKCSKTITLDISKYRQDVPNN; this comes from the coding sequence ATGGAGAGAAGGGGAAAAAATCAAACCAACGATGCTACTCTTAACGAATTTGATGATGATACCTCTGAATTTAGTATGAACATATTGAATCATCCTAACACGGATGTATTAGTAAGTCCCATTAAAGTTGTGGACCatgattttaataattttattaataataaatgtttaGATTATTCAATTGATTCTTCTTTAGATATTACTACTAGTAATTTAACAACTCTCAAAAGTAAAGGgcaacaaaaaataaataagtcgAATCACGCAGTTCAAaatggaaataataatatggatgagaaaataaagaaaaacacCATATTAGTAAATAAAGaggaaaagaataaaaaaggagATGCAAATGTAAATGTTGCTCATGAAAATGTCGCCCTTCAAAATGTCGCCCTTCAAAATGCCGCCCTTCAAAATGTTGAAGAGGAGAACAACTTAACAAGAAATAAAGGAAATTTCAAATATGCTGAAAATTTTAGcggtagtaataataatcattatgGTAGTAGAGTCATCCAAAAAAGTAAACATACGCAAGATTATAGGAAGGATGGGTCTTATGAACAAGAAGAAATAGAagataatgaatatattaacatttcTCAAAGTAAAGCCCAACATGAAGATATGAATAATGTTCAAAGTATTATCCCACATGATGATTCAATTATTACTCCGAGTAaccataataatttaaaatgtgATGTCCTAATAAAAGATAAGGATCAATCATATAATAGGAATATGAAGAAATACAGtgaatttaatttaaaacaaCAGGATTTATCCATATCTCAAGATTATTTAAACAATAGTATATTATCAAGTGTTGGtctttataaagaaaatgatttgtgttttattaaatatattatcgtATCTAATTTTAAGAGTTATgaagatgaaaatattatcGGTCCTTTCTCAAAATTTACGTCTATTATTGGACCCAACGGGTCAGGTAAATCGAATATTATGGACTGTATATGTTTTGCTTtaggtataaataataaatatttacgtGTGAAGAATTTAagaaatttaatttatcataaagaaaatgaaaaagctgaagatataaataaacgtATAtgttatgtaaaaataattttagaatgtaataaagaaaatgttgaaataaaaagaacCTTAAATTATAAAGGAGTTagcaatttttatattaacgATAAATTAGTTGATCAGAaagaatatatgaatttCCTAAGAAAAAATCGAATTGAAACCAAAACCAAAACGTGCTTAATTTTCCAAGGTGATATAgaagatattattaataaaaaaccAAACGAGCTAGCCaaattatttgaatatattagTGGTTCAGACGaatatgaacaaatatatgaagatataaaagaaaaattaaaagaaaaacaaattaattgtaagaattatttaaatgaaaagaaaaaaatagaacaagaaatgaaaatacataaaatacaaatgaaTGATAATATAGAACATAATAAACttaaagaaaattatgaatatgaaattaaattatattatctatttaaattatatcattattttaaaaaaaaagaaaaatttaaagAAGATTTACTCCTATATAAAGAAGAAAGCTTACAATTTGAacaagatatattaaatcaaaataaaaaaaaagcaaatacattagaaaaaaataatctaattaaaaaaaaagaatctaTAAAAATTGAAGAAGATATCAAAAAGAATTATGTACAAATTAatcaattaaaaatattattaaacgaaatatcagaaaaaaaaaaattttgtaaCGATTCTTTACAAAAATTGGTTTCTAATAAAAAACTCAAAATCAACATGCAAGAACATTGTAATAAGTTTATggaaaatttaaatttacaaataaaggaacaaaataaaaaattagaaaatgaatataaaaataaattaaaaattaatataaaattctttTCAAAATATGAATGTGTACAAAATATCATCAAAACGAAAATTGAGGAATGTAAAATGAACTCACATATCGACCAGCAGGACCAAAATGAATCCAACGTACATTTGAATAatgaaaacataaaaaaaaaaaatgataaaaaaggaaaaaaaaaattaaatataaataaccaTGATGATATGAAGATATCTAATCAAGATGTAtcgaataataataataatatgatggaatattatacaaatatgttaaatttcttaaaagatgaaaaaatattaaataaaatacatattgatagtacaaataattatgaaaatccatatgaaaattataatattatcgaatttatagaaaatattgatgaatataaaaaatgtaaagagACATATCTGTATTTATGTGCGAAcagtaatattaatataaataattacacAAACTTATCTTgttctttaaaaaaagatataaaagaattacaAGAAGAATGTGATACATTAAATAGGAAGaaacaaaaagaattattagaATATGAATCTGAAAAATTAGCATATGATCAATTAAATGaacgtatatataaattaaatagtGTCATAAAGGAACAAGATGATAATAtccaaaataataaaatgaaaataaaaatgtggaATGAAACTATTTTACAAAAGGAAAAACAAATTGAAATATTAGAAGAACAAAccaatattttaaatgttcataaaaatgaattaatttcatttgagaaaaaaagagatattataaaaaatttaaaaaatacgtTTGGACATGATCAAGTTTTTGATGAAGTTAGTAATTTATATCAAGTGaataatcaaatatattatacagctgtaaataatgttatacataaatataataattttctgGTAGTCAGAAATATTGATATAGGTATGAagtgtataaaatatttaaaggaTAATAAATTACAAAGAATGGATTTTATACCCTATGAAAATTTTGTatcaaatttaaaaaaaaaaaaaataaataaaaataacataacaGAAGAGGTTTATACAAGAAAAAACGaacaacaaaaacaaaaacaaaaacaaggTCGTGATGGTGGTGGTGATGGTGATGTTGGTGGTGATGGTGATGTTGGTGGTGATGGTGATGTTGGTGGTGATGCTGGTGGTGATGATGATGTTGGTGGTGATGAtgattatgattataatgattTTCAAAATACAGAACATGATACACACCTTGGTAACCATAAAAGGAGTGTGTCTTCCTTTAATAATGTAGACAAAGttattaatacatttaaaaagaaaaatataattttagcAAATAATTGTCTTGTATGTGAtcaagaatataaaataatgtttGATTATTTAATAGGAGAAGATACATTaattgtaaataatataaaagatgctgaagatataaaaaataggtttccttatataaatattaatatggtAACATTAAATGGACATGTTATttctaaaaataataatttaattattgaCATTACAAATAGATATTCGGATATAGagaaatttaataataaaagattaaatattaatttatataataaattaataaacgAGAAAGaagaatgtataaataatattaatgagtGTAATCGAAATATTATTCAAACTAATGAacttataaataaacaacAAAGTGAatatgaattaaataaaaaaaaaatttcaagtatattaattaaaaaaaatatttttgaaaaagaaatcgaagctaaaaataaagtaatggaaaattatgaacaaaaaatagataaattaaaaaatatagatttaaaaaaaaaattcgaaTTATTAGATACttatgaaaaagaattatttaaagaaaGGAATAGTCTTTCAATGTATCAAAAAGATGCTTTCAAAAATTTAAatcataaattaaaaattgataatatttatgaaattATAGAACATAATTTAAGGGATATAGACAAAATTAATGAAAACATTAAtcgaataaaaaataatataaaaaaattaaatgatgatattaacgaattattagataaaaaaaatgaaatcaactttttagaaaaaaatgaggaatcaataaatgaagaaaatattaaaaaacaatTAATATCTCTtgaaaaacaagaaaaagaatCAAATGAACAAATtgataatatacaaaaaatattacaaaaattagaagaggataaaataaatatttataaaaatcttAATAATCTTAATCAAGAATTAAATCAACTTcgtgataatataaatacaaattttgaaaaatatgaacatatagaaaataaaattgaaaattgtcaaaaaaaaatacaaatatatacacaattTATAAATGATCTAATAAATGAATGTGATATAAATAGTGTCAATATTTTCTTAACAAATAACCtattaaaagatatacaTGATCAAGTTGATATAAACCAATATGCTCAAacgaaaaacaaaaaagaaaacgacAAAAattacaacaataataataataataataataataataataataaaaagaagaagaaaaagaaaaaggaaagtAAAGGTAAAAGTAAAAGTAAAAAGAATCATATGTCCAGTGATCCAtatcaaaaaagaaaaagcaaACTACTAGAAGATAGTGACAGTGAACaagaatataatacatctaatagtaataatacatCATGTAATATCTcggaagaagaaaatgatatacatgaacatgatgaagaagaacaaaataaCATACTTTTATCGAATATATCATTCGATCTTTTATCagatgatttaaaaaatatggaaaatgataaagatataaacaatgaaaaagaaaatatggaaaaagaaattgaaagaaaaaaaaaactgttaaaattaaaaaatgtaaattgTAATGCtgaaaaagaatatgaaaaattaacatCTAAATTAAAATCAATTGATGTATCGCTTTCtgaagaaagaaaagaatgTAATTTATTTGAACGTAATTTTagaatattacaaaaaaaaagatcttACAAATTCTTACAttgttttaattatattaaaaatattatagataatgtatataataatttaacatATAATGCTAAACATCATGTCGGTGGACAAGCCTTTTTAGACTTATGTAATTTTAATGAATTTAATAAAGATGATGAACCTTTCTATTGTGGtatcaaatataataatatgccTCCAATGAAAAGATATTTTGAAATATCTGAATTAAGTGGAGGTGAAAAAAGTATTAGTGCATTAGCATTAATTTTCTctattcaaaaatatattaataattcatttattatacttGACGAAGTGGATGCAAATATGGACCCTCTCAAAATCCAGTCTCTAACAAGATACCTAAATTCAATTAATAGTCAAGTTATTGTTATTTCTTTGAAGGAAAAATTCTTTAGTAAAAGTCAATCATTAATCGGAGTgtacaaaaataaacataaaaagtGTTCAAAAACAATTACTTTGGATATAAGTAAATATCGACAGGATGTACCAAACAATTGA
- a CDS encoding armadillo repeat protein PF16, putative, with translation MSKVIQQIFEEYNRSRIQFTQNVCDYCLKSHNIEILINTDIIILLRPLILDKVPIVQQNATLILGKLASHSEEIALTILENDILPHLIYCLKHENKNYRKNSAYTLQCLARHNEKLAKMVGEDNCIDYLIDGLYEYDIKLKESYINTLCAIIKNDEELSNIVVNKGIIPLLILCLQEKDNNLIKSSINILSELSKHSIDIAKNIVDNNCLSNLIKFLDNNDIYIKRYTCNCISNIAKHKDELTELIIENDVFPKILYLLKDNDDIVKKNCANCLKEMSKHNEDICKIITRAGTIPFLCDFIDISKDHMKLPAILCIGFISSFSETLSLNIIFANTIGVLKKCLLQESQDYIKSATVWTLGNIGKHSTEHAKKIADENLLIILVNLYNSNDSSDDLKKKIKEALKLIIQKITDINALQPIFIKSTWPLAKYSILQFSKLLPKNSSSKKAFIQSGCLKYLQEIKNTEEGKKYEIEINNINKTFPEDIVNYYTPGYSDMLIKRIDEVQKN, from the exons ATGAGCAAAGTTATTCAGCAAATATTTGAAGAGTACAATAGATCTAGGATTCAGTTCACACAGAATGTTTGTGATTATTGTTTAAAGTCTCacaatatagaaatattaataaatacagatatcataattttattacGCCCTTTAATATTAGACAAGGTACCCATCGTACAACAAAATGCTACTTTAATTTTAGGGAAGCTAGCTAGCCATTCTGAGGAAATAGCATTAACAATTCTTGAGAACGATATATTAccacatttaatatattgtttaaaACATGAGAATAAGAACTATAGAAAGAATAGCGCATATACATTACAATGTTTAGCTAGGCATAATGAGAAGTTAGCAAAAATGGTTGGAGAAGATAATTGTATAGATTATTTAATAGATggtttatatgaatatgatataaaattaaaagaatcatatataaatacattatgTGCTATTATAAAGAATGATGAGGAATTATCAAATATTGTTGTGAATAAAGGTATTATacctttattaattttatgtttacaagaaaaagataataatttaattaaaagttctataaatattttatcagAACTTTCTAAACATTCAATAGATATAGCAAAAAATATAGTCGATAATAATTGTTTAtctaatttaataaaatttctagataataatgacatatatataaaaagatatacaTGTAATTGTATATCTAATATAGCTAAACATAAAGATGAATTAACAGAATTAATAATTGAGAATGATGTATTTcctaaaattttatatttattaaaagataatgatgatattgtTAAAAAGAATTGTGCAAATTGTTTAAAAGAAATGAGTAAACATAATGAAgatatttgtaaaattattacaaGAGCTGGAACCATACCTTTTCTTTGTGATTTTATAGATATATCAAAAGATCATATGAAATTACCAGCCATATTATGTATAGGATTCATATCATCTTTCTCGGAAACATTAagtttaaatattatttttgctAATACTATAggtgtattaaaaaaatgtctTCTGCAAGAATCAcaagattatataaaatcagCAACGGTATGGACTTTAGGAAATATAGGGAAACATTCAACCGAACATGCAAAAAAAATAGCTGATGAAAATCTATTAATTATTCTAGTCAACTTATATAACTCTAATGATTCTTCTGATGatctaaagaaaaaaattaaagaggcattaaaattaatcatacaaaaaataacaGATATAAATGCTTTACAacctatttttattaaatccaCTTGGCCCCTTGCAAAATATTCCATTCTTCAATTTTCCAAATTATTACCCAAAAATTCATCTTCTAAAAAGGCTTTCATTCAATCTGGttgtttaaaatatttacaa gaaataaaaaatacagaGGAAGGAAAAAAGTACGAAAtcgaaataaataatattaataaaacattCCCAGAAGATATTGTTAATTATTACACACCAGGATATTCAGATATGTTGATTAAGAGGATAGATGAagttcaaaaaaattaa
- a CDS encoding RNA-binding protein s1, putative, translating into MNESSIYIYNLTRNVSINHLKEIFMNFGTLKDVQYVTYVEESMFHEKGDGKDGDKKEDNDDKEEDDDKEEDNNKEEDNDKEEDNDKEEDNDNNDDNNDDNNDDNNDDGDDNDDNHICVHIKYENSKEAQAAKEFMDGGQIDGKIISVKYKINHKYIKTYTKKKKEKKKKN; encoded by the coding sequence atgaatgagagttcaatatatatatacaatttaaCACGTAATGTAAGCATCAACcatttaaaagaaatttttatgaatttCGGTACGTTGAAGGATGTTCAGTATGTAACATACGTTGAGGAAAGTATGTTTCATGAAAAGGGAGATGGTAAAGATGGTGATAAAAAGgaagataatgatgataaggaGGAAGATGATGATAAGGAGGAAGACAATAATAAGGAGGAAGATAATGATAAGGAGGAAGATAATGATAAGGAGgaagataatgataataatgatgataataatgatgataataatgatgataataatgatgatggtgatgataatgatgataaccACATTTgtgttcatataaaatatgaaaattcaAAAGAAGCTCAAGCAGCTAAAGAGTTTATGGACGGTGGGCAAATTGACGGGAAAATAATTTCAGTCAAATATAAGATAaaccataaatatataaaaacatacacaaaaaaaaaaaaagaaaaaaaaaaaaaaaattga